The nucleotide sequence CGCTCACTGTCGTCGCCGCCACCGCCAGTCGAACTCGCCGGCCGCCGGAGCAGGTCCGGGCAGCGGGTCCGGGTCCGGCACCGTCGACAGGCCGGCCAGCAGCACCGCGAGCTGGCGGCGCCGCAGTTGCCGGGTGCGCTCCGGATCGGGTACGCGCACGGCAGCGCACGCCTCCAGCAACGGTCCCAGGTCCTGCGCGACCACGTCGGGGCGCAACCGCCCGCTGGCGCGGGCACGCTCGACCAGCGCGTTCGCCAGCTCACCGGCGCGTACGGCGTCTCGGCCCATCTCCTCGCTGGGGGTGAAGGTGCCGGCCAGGTGGACGGTGAGCGAGTGCACGTCGGCGTCGACCACCCGGGCCAGGAAGCCGGTGAACGCCGTCCAGCCGTCCCGCTCGGCGAGGGCGGCTTCGGCCTCGGTGACGTACCGGCGCAGCCCGTCGTGGCAGAGCTGGCGCAGCAGGTCCTCCTTGCCCGCGTACCGCCGGTAGAGGGCGCTGATGCCGACGCCGGCGCGTTCGGCGACAGCCGCGATCGGCGCTCTGGGGTCTTCGAGGAAGACCGCGCGGGCGGCGTCGAGGATCACCTCGTCGTTCTGGGCCGCCTGGGCACGGCGCCCGGCCAGCGGCGCTCCGGGTCTCGCGGGGGATATCGGCATGATCCCAGACTAACAGTGGAACGGATCGTTCCGGTCTGCTACAGTGGAAGCAGAACGAAACATTCCGTTCCGAAGGAGTTCAGAGATGACCGGCACCGCGATCCGTCCGTTCCGCGTCGAGATCCCGCAGACCGACCTCGACGACCTCGCCGCCCGGCTGGCCCGGACGAACTGGCCGGCCGAGCTGCCCGGCACCGGCGACACCTACGGGATGGGCGCCGACCGGGTGCGCGGGCTCGTCGAGCGGTGGCGGGGCGGGTTCGACTGGCGGGCCGTCGAGGCCCGGCTCAACGCGTACCCGCAGTTCGTCACCGAGATCGACGGCGAGCAGATCCACT is from Micromonospora sp. WMMD1102 and encodes:
- a CDS encoding TetR/AcrR family transcriptional regulator, whose protein sequence is MPISPARPGAPLAGRRAQAAQNDEVILDAARAVFLEDPRAPIAAVAERAGVGISALYRRYAGKEDLLRQLCHDGLRRYVTEAEAALAERDGWTAFTGFLARVVDADVHSLTVHLAGTFTPSEEMGRDAVRAGELANALVERARASGRLRPDVVAQDLGPLLEACAAVRVPDPERTRQLRRRQLAVLLAGLSTVPDPDPLPGPAPAAGEFDWRWRRRQ